In a genomic window of Thalassotalea piscium:
- a CDS encoding NYN domain-containing protein — translation MKEKEKIALFIDADNAPAAKIDVILSELARYGVVNIRKAYGNWKSQCIKPWEDVLHEYAIQPIQQFDLTKGKNATDIALVIDAMDILYTKDVDTICLVSSDCDFTPLVTRALADGKFVIGFGERKAPSAFVNSCSKFLYLDDIEQTEQPIQKRKPSIKSDTRLMNMLRQAVEASEEDDGWAQLGPIGKHISNHASFDQRNYGFKKLSDLFAAIDLFEMKRTNGSVTWVKDKRKHKSA, via the coding sequence TTGAAAGAGAAGGAAAAAATTGCATTATTTATAGATGCAGATAATGCACCTGCAGCAAAAATAGATGTAATATTGTCTGAGCTTGCTCGTTATGGTGTGGTCAACATTCGTAAAGCATACGGTAATTGGAAAAGCCAATGTATTAAGCCTTGGGAAGATGTTCTTCACGAATATGCCATTCAACCCATTCAGCAATTTGATTTAACTAAAGGTAAAAATGCCACTGACATTGCGCTTGTTATTGATGCAATGGATATTCTTTACACCAAAGATGTCGATACTATTTGCTTAGTTTCTTCTGATTGTGATTTCACCCCTCTAGTTACGCGTGCGCTTGCTGATGGTAAGTTCGTTATAGGTTTTGGTGAAAGAAAAGCACCAAGTGCGTTTGTTAATAGTTGTTCTAAATTTTTGTACCTTGATGATATAGAGCAAACGGAACAGCCAATTCAAAAACGTAAACCGAGTATTAAAAGCGATACACGCTTAATGAACATGTTACGTCAGGCAGTTGAAGCATCAGAAGAGGATGATGGTTGGGCACAATTAGGGCCAATTGGTAAACATATCTCTAACCATGCATCTTTTGATCAACGTAACTATGGTTTTAAAAAGCTAAGTGATCTGTTCGCAGCGATCGATTTATTTGAAATGAAGCGTACTAATGGATCTGTCACATGGGTAAAAGACAAACGTAAACATAAGTCAGCTTAA
- a CDS encoding DNA-3-methyladenine glycosylase I, whose protein sequence is MNDNKLIRCSWLDIKKADYVKYHDNEWGIPTHDDKVLFENLILESAQAGLSWYTILKRRKGYRKAFYNFDIETVAQFDQTKIDALMLNSEIIRNRLKITSTVNNAKQFIVVQSEFGSFSNYLWQFVGNKTLVSNIDDSTAAPTTSVISDILSKDLKKRGFKFVGSTICYAYLQACGLINGHSISCYRRKQIIDQFKQQ, encoded by the coding sequence ATGAACGATAACAAATTAATAAGGTGCTCTTGGCTTGATATAAAAAAAGCTGATTATGTTAAATACCACGATAACGAATGGGGTATTCCCACACATGATGATAAAGTTTTATTTGAAAATTTAATTTTAGAGTCTGCACAGGCTGGATTAAGTTGGTACACGATATTGAAAAGGCGTAAAGGCTACCGAAAAGCATTTTACAATTTTGATATCGAAACGGTTGCCCAGTTTGATCAAACAAAAATAGATGCGCTTATGCTTAATAGTGAGATTATTAGAAATAGGCTAAAAATTACCTCGACAGTTAATAATGCTAAACAGTTTATTGTTGTTCAATCAGAATTTGGCTCATTTAGTAATTACCTTTGGCAGTTCGTAGGTAATAAAACGTTAGTAAGCAATATTGATGACAGTACCGCCGCACCTACTACATCTGTAATTTCTGATATCTTAAGTAAAGATTTGAAAAAACGAGGGTTTAAATTTGTAGGCTCAACAATTTGCTATGCATACCTTCAAGCTTGCGGCTTAATTAATGGGCATAGTATATCCTGTTACAGACGGAAACAAATTATTGATCAGTTTAAGCAACAATAG